AGGCTTTTAAGTTTAATCTTCTGGTTATAAAAATATCTATCGTTCTTTTATCCCCAGTTATATGTTTTGTGAGTTAGTAGAGCTTATATATCGATCTTTAGCTGCACTAAGACCAAATATAAAGAGTAAGACTGATGCACCGACTAATATTAAAAGAGGAATAGTCCAACTATTAGTGGCATCATGTATAAATCCAAAAAGGGTTGGACCAATTGCTGCAAGCAAGTACCCAACCGATTGTGCCATGCCAGATAATTCTGCAGCCTGCTGCGCATTCCTTGTACGTAAGCCGAAAAACATCATGGATAGGCTGAATGCGAAGCCTCCTCCTATGCCTAAAGCAATGATCCAAAAAATAATTAAATTTGAACTACCGTATAGTAACCCAAACGTCCCGATTAAAAATAAAATCGCTGTAATAGTCACTAACGAACGTTGACCGGACATGCGTCCTGCTATGACTGGGACGATAAAAGTAAAAGGAAGAAGAGCCAATAGCATAACGGAAAGCATTAAGCCGGATTGACTTGAATTTAATCCCTGTTGCTTAAGGATTTCTGGCAGCCAAGCAACTAGGACATAAAAGAACATGGATTGTAGTCCCATAAATAAGGTTACCTGCCACGCTAGTGCCGAACTCCACAAGTTTACATGACTGTCAGCCTTCTCTTTATGAACGGTATCTCTTCTCACGTTACTATGTTTCATCTGTAATAACCAAAAAAAGATAGATATAAAGCTTAAAACACCCCAAATTCCCAATGCACCCTTCCAGCCAAATCTCCATCCAAGTGCAATGGGAACACTTACACCGGAAGCTATTGCTCCAAATAAGTTCATAGAAATAGAATACACGCCAGTCATTAGACCTATACGTTTTGGAAATTCACGTTTAATTAGTCCAGGTAACAATACATTCCCAACGGATATAGCCAAACCAAGGATTGCAGTACCTATATATAAAGAAGCAACTCCTGATAAGGAACGTATAGCAATACCAACTGTCAAAAAGACGATAGAGCCAAGAATAATTAGTTCTACCCCATATTTCTGCCCTAACTTGGGAACAATAGGTGAAAATAACGCAAAGCTTAATAACGGCAGTGTGGTAATCATACCCGCCATTGTATTTGAGATATTTATATCATCCTTAATAAAACCAACCATTGGCCCTACTGAGGTCAAAGGGGCTCGTAAGTTAGCTGCTATAAATACAATACCAACAATCATTATCAAAACGGAATATTTTCCAACTGTTGATGTACGCCCTTTATTCTCCTTTTTAATTACTTGATCCATTGAACTCATTCTGTTTCCTCCTAGAATTTGAAAAATCATGTAATGTAGTTTATTCATTATGAATTACTGTAAAGATAAATAACGAATAAAGAAAATATTTGTAGTTGAACAACTTTTATATATTATAATATATTTAATGTCCCGTAATATATAATATAGTATAACAATTGGATTTTGTCTATCCTCAAATAAAGAACTATTTTAAATAAATACAAGGAATGCTCCAATCCACCTAATGGATCGGAGCATTCCTTGTATTTGGATAAGCTAAGAAAAAAATTTAGATTGCGTATTTCAATATAATATGAAGAACAACAACATCGTTAGTATGATTGGTGTACGAATGTGTACCATTTGTAGAAAAACTAATTGAATCATATTGATTTAGGCTATATGATTCATTGTTAACTTTAATTGTGATAGTTCCAGACATGACAGTTGCAAGTTCTGTTGTGTTATGATGATGTTTTTCCGGATAATAGGAGCTATTTGGCTGTAAATAAGCACGGTACATTTCCATATTATTATTTACATTTTGAAAAATGGGTTCGATTGCCCAATTAGATTCTTCTCCAACAATACGTAATCCTTCCCCAGCTCGAAATAGATTTACATCGCTTTCAGTTGAGAATAGAGCCATGAGTGGTATAGATAAACTTTTTGAAATTTTCCATAACACTCCTATTGTGGGGTTTGTTTCTCCTCGTTCTATATTTCCCAGCGTTAACTTGCTTACACCTGATAATTCTGATAGTTCTTCAAGATTTAAATTTTTTTCTTTACGAAGTTTTCTTAGTACTCCCCCAACTTGTAAAACAACTTGCTTTGGATTATCAGTTTCTAAATGCATTTTAGCCACCCTTTGCAATATCATGAGAAAACATTAATTTGTTAAGTATTATAATGGATAGAATACTATTGAACAAACAATTTGTTTAATATGTTATACAATATTGGTTATTATATGTACTAAAATATACTTTTTATACAAAATGCTTCTGTTTATTCTATTACAACTAAACATTTATAATAAATACGGTTCTATAGTGGTAGATGCCCCACGGCGTCTTTATGCAGATTTCTTATAACCTACGTTATGTGAACTAAATTTGTATATGTTATACCGTTAGAGAATACACATGAAATATAACGTTGTAGGAGGAATGTAATGAAGGGACAAGGAAGAGTAAGCTTAAGCATTGGATGGATTACCTTATTCTTAATGGGGACTGATTTATTTGTTGTATCCCCATTATTACCATTCATTTCTCAAGCATATAAAATTAGTTCAGCGACGGCTGGATGGATGGTAACTGTCTTTGCGATTACGTATGCTTTTTCAGCTCCATTCTTTGGGTGGCTCTCAGATAAAAAAGGCAGAAGATCTTTGATTACATTGGGTTTATTACTATTTGCTGCTTCTAATATCCTAACGGCCTGTGCCCCATCCTTTTTGTGGTTGATTGTTAGCCGTATTTTAGCTGGGTTTTCAGTAGCTTCCATTACCCCTTTAATATACGCTATCATTGGAGATATCGCACCACCTAGTCGAAGAGGAACATGGCTTTCAATCGTTGTTTCTGGTCACTTAACAGCCCTTTGGGCTGGAACACCACTCGGTACATTATTGGAGCACTTTCTAGGTTGGCGTTCTGTATTTATTGTAATGGCCACACTCGGAGTTATATTGATGTTTGTAAATTTTAAAGCATGGAAGTCTGTTCCTAGTAATAAATTAACATCAAATTTATTAAAAGGAAATCTAATGAGAATACTTGGTTCCGTAAGCGTTACTGCCATTTGGGCCATTTCAATGTATACCCTGTATGTTTATTTAGGTGCAGCTCTACACTTTAATAATGGATTTTCATCGGCAGAAATTGCATTAGCTGTTACTTTTTACGGTATTGGTGCAGTTTTAGGAAGCCTTTCAAGTGGACAATTAACTGATAAGTTTGGGGAAAGAAGAATTTCTATAAATACATTGATTGTATTGACCCTAATACTCCTTTGTTTAGGCATATTTTTCTCATCTGGTGATTGGCTGTATCTCTTTATGTTTATATGGGCTTTAGTTGGATATGCAGGGTTTACATCTTATCAAGCTCGATTAGCCGTTGAGTATCCTTTAGAACGAGGAATTGTAATGGCGTGGAATAATACGGCTCTGTATATTGGTATTACCCTCGGGTCAATGCTTGGCGGTTACGTAATATCGAATTGGGGCTATTCTACTCTTCCATATGCTTGTAGTATTGCTGCCGTTTTAAGTTTTATAATCAGCACCCAAAAAAGACAGGTGTTAAAGGGAAAATCAATTTCTATTAATAGATAAAAGATCTAATAATCAGATCTTTTTTTACTATATTAGATTTCTCTTTGATACCTAGAATGGTGAATATGTTAACTACAAATGTATGAAGTATATTGTTTAAAACTAACTAATTTTAGATTTTTTATTGAGCTTTTTTGATAAATAAAAACAGACTAATCCAGTACCTAGTACTTTACAGAAAGTAAATAATGCATAAGATGGTGCTATTAAAACAATAACGAACAAATATGCACTTATAGCAAATATAAGCCAACTTGTTATAAGTAGAAAACTAGATAAAAACTCCTTCATAGACTTCATCCTTTAGAAAATATTAAAAACTTTATTGCTTTATCATAGTAGATATACTTTTTCATAAGTCCATTTATTTCCGATAATCCGTTTTATGTTAACTAATACTGAATAATTAATAATGGTACACATTTTAAAGAAAACCATAATTTATGTTATTATTATAACTTATCAAACACAATTAAGTTATAGAGCAAGTCAAGTATGGAGTGAATATAGTTGAGTAAAATTGTTAAATTTGTTTTAGGATCTCTTATAATTATTATTGTTTTATTAATAATTATATTTATTAACTGGCAAAATGTATTTAGTGATAATCGACCAATAGCAAATATGAAAGCTATATATCAATTAGAAATTAAAGATAAGCCTATGGCCAAAACGTCAGATGTAGATAATAATATCTTATATTTAGTTCCAAAAGGACACTTAGATACATATATTGATATGATGAAGAAAAAAGGATATAAACTTACTGAAAAAGATGTAAACCATAATACGCTTATTTTTGAAAAAGGTAAGAACTTTACAAGTATTTCTTATAAAAGATTTGCTCGTAAATATACGATAATTGAGAGTCCATTTCTAAAAGAAGTGTAAATATTAATAAAGCGCTAAGAAACTTTAAGAGTTCTTAGCGCTTTATAGTTCTTATAAGGAACATTATGTGAACTATTACTAAATAGGTAATAATGAATAAATAAAAAAGGCGTTGGGATAATCAAACGCCTTTTTTATTTATTCATTTCTGCAATCCATACCAAAATAGTAACAACCCAACCTATTACTAGTGAAACAGGCAAAAAGATTGTAAAAAATACATCCCATTTATCTGGAGGGCCTGATTGATTTTTCTTGTTCATATAATCGTCCTTTTGTTGTTTAGTTTCGCTAAGAAGTAATGTTTTTTTCTAAGGTTCCTAGTTATGTATTTGTATATATTTCCCTTTAATTCTATCAAAAGGGATTAAGAAAGTATACATTAATGCTGCTTCTTATACTAGGTTTTATGTTAACTAGAAACGTACGGAATATAAATAAAAAAGACTTTAAGCCTTAAGAAATATATTTAAGGCTTAAAGCAAAGTAAATAGTAAATGAAATGACTAAGTAGCAACTGATAATCCCTATTCTTACAGGTTTAGAATACCCTTTTAGCCAGCCCCATCTTTTATCGTCGTAATCGAAAATAAAATAGTCTGCAACGACCGACAAAATAATAATGATACCTACTATTAGCAAACTCATTTTTATCCCCCATTTACGTGTTTATTAAATAATATACCAAAATTAACAATAAATAACAAAGTATCACCTGAAATATCTGCTATATTAATTTCAAATACACATAAACAAAAAGAACCCTTTGCCCATGTAGGCAAAGGATTTTCAAATTTATTGGAATAGGGGGGATACGTTATTAGTCTGGCCAGATTTGTAGATTCATATACATATAACTTTAAAAATAAATGTTATGATCGACGCTACTTAAGAAAATCAATCTCTTTCTTTTACCTACGTTTCAAGATTCGTTGAGTAAATATTAAAGTACTTCGTATATTATTAAAGTTTTACTATTTACTCTAAGTGACGACAAATCGAACATTTTTCTACAAGATAGATAAAAGATAAAATTATTTTTAATAAAGTAGGTTTGCACTTTTACTTCTATATAGGATAAAATAAAGAAGTAACAATTATAAAAAATAAATTTAAATATGTACTTATCTATAAAGATGTTTGATATTTAATTAGTATCTTTGATGATTTTGACATCGTGATAAACATTACTATTATTATCTAAAGGTTCTTTATGGTCTATATACATATGCATACATACTTAATCTTTAATAGAGAAGAAAATACCTTAATACCAGAAAGAGGTAGGAATAAGAAGACATGATCCGTGAAAGGAGAGGTTTTATGCAAGATTTTTCTTTGGTGAATATAGGAACAGAAGTAAGGGAGAGAAAAGGGGATTTTCACAAAGTCGTTTCGTTGATGCTGGATACTACGTATTATGATTCCTTAGAAGAAAGAAATGAGCATCACCAACGAAAAGACGAAGACATGTTCAGCGATTTTACAGATGAAGAAATGATGTACTACTACGTCCATCAACGAAAGCATATTCGAAAGGATCGAGGACGAAAAGAAAATACAAAGACCGAATACTTACGGATCTTATTGCAGTTTTATCAGTATGCGGCAGAAAGTGAGTCGTTCTTACGACAAGATGTAGACAATTATATAGAAGAAACGATTTTTAAAAATCTAAGGCCTTGGCATATACGGAACTACCAGGCATATTTAAGCACCGCATTATTAGGGAAGGGTGGTAAACCTTATTCACCGGCAACCTTAGATGCCAAAATGACAATTTTAAAGAGTTTTATGAAGTGGTTACATGACACTAGATATATTCAGTATCCGTTACATAAAGAAATCTTAAGCACATCATTATCCGAACAAGAAATTCCAAATCGTGATTTTTATTATCATGAAGTCAAGCAGCTCCTAGACTATTATAAAGATCATCCTATCAACCATGGATTGTTAACCATGTTGGCCATGACAGGACTTCGTGTACAAGAAATAGCCAATGCTTCGTGGGGAGATGTGTATCTAGACAGTTTAAGTGGACATTATCGGTTAAGAGGAGTCGGTAAGGGGGGAAAGAAATTTGATAAGTTACTTCATCCATCTTTATATGAACGAATCCTTGCCTTTAGAGCACGACGTCATGTCAGCACGGCATTAAACACAAGTGATCAAGGGCCATTATTTCCGGCCAAAGACGGAGGATATTATCAATATAAAAACTTAAGTAATTATATTGTGCGTATTATTGAACGAACGAAGCTACCTTTTGTGAAAGAACGGACTGACAAGATTACGCCCCATTATTTTCGGCACTTTTACGCAATTTACAGTAGGCAGCAGGGAGCTGACATCTTTCTCATTCAAAAAGAATTGGGGCACAGCGACCGTAAGACAACAGAGCGTTATCTCGAGAAGGTTTTGCAGCGAGAACAAGAAATTGGGCTGATGTGGAAGGAACAAGATTTTTAACCATTACTGTATATCACCGTCTTTGCGTTTGAGATACACTTTTATAGAAAGAATAAAAAAGAGCCTGCTTGATATAAACAATCAAACAGGCTTTATTTTTTCGTTAAAATCCTTTTCATTGACTTCCCACACATCATATTCTTCACCAAATTTATCTTTGATGTCCATAGCTATTAAATCGGATAGAATCTCATAATTATTTCTTATAGATTCATCTACTATATCTTCATTAAGCTCACCTTTAACGGTATTCCATCTAATAAACCTTTCACCATTGAACTTACGATGTAAAAATACCTAGTTCTGAATTTATCTCTTTTGCTGTTTTTTATATAACTCCCTTTTAAATCTTAATAAATCTCAATTGGATTATCACTTATAAAATTCATTTACATAAAACGGATTACAAAAAGTAATTCATTCTCAAAACAATGCAACTTAAGCATCATAATGGATTATTAAACTGATTACTGCTGAAGTAGCTTCTTAATTATTTCTTCTGGAATTCCTGTTAATCCTGCTATTTCAGTAGGATTCATTCCTTTTTCAGTCATACTCAATACCACTGTTCTCCGAGCTTTTGTCTCTCCTTGGTTTTCTGCTCTTCTTAACGCGGATTTTTCATCTAACAATGCTTTTCGTCGGGCTTCATATGCTAGTATGACTTCGGGATCCTGACTTACACGTTCCCATTCATCCATTGCTTTTTTTAATACTTGATCTTCTTGCATCGCAATCTCCTCCAATACATGAGTGATTTCTTCATCTTCGGATGCTTCAAGTAGTAATAACCATCGTACGAGTTGATCCTCTCGAAGGTCAACCTCTTTGTTACGTCACTTAATCAATAGCTTAGGTAGCTCCATGAAATGGATTTCGAGCATATCTGTTAAGAGTACTTTTTGTTCTCTTTCATATAATTGAAAGATCGAATGATAATCATGGATATGAGATAAGTAACGGAAGTTTACAATGTTAATGGTAATCGTTTTACACAGTTCTCCGTAATCCATGCCCTCTTTCATTTGACTACTATACATTTTAGACCAGTAATAGAGTGTTCTCTTTTCCATGTCATGTTTATTATTGAGCTGAATCTCGATATTTACTCGGCTTCCATTCTCAAGTTGTGCATGTACATCTAAAATAGATCGCTTATCTTCTTGATTTTCTTTATTAAAATGGGGATCCAATAACTGAACCTTATGGATTTTTTTCTCATGTGGAAAACGGAGAGCAGCATTTAAAAAGGCAGCTAAAATTGATTCATTTCCATGTGTCCCAAAAAGAGACTTGAAAGCAAAATCAACACGTAAATCTAATTGGAAGTAACATGACTACAGCGAATCTGTTTATGTTACTTCACTACAAATGAATAATATAGTTATAAATGATAGCT
The sequence above is drawn from the Priestia aryabhattai genome and encodes:
- a CDS encoding tyrosine-type recombinase/integrase, whose product is MQDFSLVNIGTEVRERKGDFHKVVSLMLDTTYYDSLEERNEHHQRKDEDMFSDFTDEEMMYYYVHQRKHIRKDRGRKENTKTEYLRILLQFYQYAAESESFLRQDVDNYIEETIFKNLRPWHIRNYQAYLSTALLGKGGKPYSPATLDAKMTILKSFMKWLHDTRYIQYPLHKEILSTSLSEQEIPNRDFYYHEVKQLLDYYKDHPINHGLLTMLAMTGLRVQEIANASWGDVYLDSLSGHYRLRGVGKGGKKFDKLLHPSLYERILAFRARRHVSTALNTSDQGPLFPAKDGGYYQYKNLSNYIVRIIERTKLPFVKERTDKITPHYFRHFYAIYSRQQGADIFLIQKELGHSDRKTTERYLEKVLQREQEIGLMWKEQDF
- a CDS encoding MFS transporter; protein product: MKGQGRVSLSIGWITLFLMGTDLFVVSPLLPFISQAYKISSATAGWMVTVFAITYAFSAPFFGWLSDKKGRRSLITLGLLLFAASNILTACAPSFLWLIVSRILAGFSVASITPLIYAIIGDIAPPSRRGTWLSIVVSGHLTALWAGTPLGTLLEHFLGWRSVFIVMATLGVILMFVNFKAWKSVPSNKLTSNLLKGNLMRILGSVSVTAIWAISMYTLYVYLGAALHFNNGFSSAEIALAVTFYGIGAVLGSLSSGQLTDKFGERRISINTLIVLTLILLCLGIFFSSGDWLYLFMFIWALVGYAGFTSYQARLAVEYPLERGIVMAWNNTALYIGITLGSMLGGYVISNWGYSTLPYACSIAAVLSFIISTQKRQVLKGKSISINR
- a CDS encoding helix-turn-helix transcriptional regulator, whose protein sequence is MHLETDNPKQVVLQVGGVLRKLRKEKNLNLEELSELSGVSKLTLGNIERGETNPTIGVLWKISKSLSIPLMALFSTESDVNLFRAGEGLRIVGEESNWAIEPIFQNVNNNMEMYRAYLQPNSSYYPEKHHHNTTELATVMSGTITIKVNNESYSLNQYDSISFSTNGTHSYTNHTNDVVVLHIILKYAI
- a CDS encoding CynX/NimT family MFS transporter — its product is MSSMDQVIKKENKGRTSTVGKYSVLIMIVGIVFIAANLRAPLTSVGPMVGFIKDDINISNTMAGMITTLPLLSFALFSPIVPKLGQKYGVELIILGSIVFLTVGIAIRSLSGVASLYIGTAILGLAISVGNVLLPGLIKREFPKRIGLMTGVYSISMNLFGAIASGVSVPIALGWRFGWKGALGIWGVLSFISIFFWLLQMKHSNVRRDTVHKEKADSHVNLWSSALAWQVTLFMGLQSMFFYVLVAWLPEILKQQGLNSSQSGLMLSVMLLALLPFTFIVPVIAGRMSGQRSLVTITAILFLIGTFGLLYGSSNLIIFWIIALGIGGGFAFSLSMMFFGLRTRNAQQAAELSGMAQSVGYLLAAIGPTLFGFIHDATNSWTIPLLILVGASVLLFIFGLSAAKDRYISSTNSQNI